The genome window ACCATTGTTAGTGATAGAACCTACAAAAGAGCCTCCTTTTAAGTCTAAGTCAGCTTTAGCACCCTCATGGTTAATGATAGAACCTACTTGACTTTCATTTGCTAGTGTAATACCATCACCACTAATAGTGCCTTTATTTTCTATAGAAGATATAAAGCTTTGATTTAGGTGGATACCTTTTTCAATGGTGCCTTCGTTGTTTATAGAACCTATTTGGCTTTTATTTGCTAGTGTGATACCTTTTTCAATGGTGCCTTTATTTAAAATAGTATCTATTTGAGAATTACCTTTTAAGTCTATAGAACCTTGGATGGTTTTTTCATTGTTAATGGAAGTGATATAAGACTTACCATTAAGAGTGATATTACCTGTGATAGATCCTCTGTTTAAAACAGAACCAATGATTTTAGATTCATTGTTAAGATTGATATTGCCCTTAATAGCACCATCATTTTGTAAGGCTGTACCATTTGGGTTAAGTGTCAAATCGCCATTTTTAGCCATAGTAGCTGAGGCAATTACTGCGCCCTTGTCTAGATCAATAGCGTTGGTGTTAGGGGATTTATCGTTTGAGCCGATGGTACTTGTGTGATCGATCATAATACCTGCGGTACCTCCTGCAATGATGGCGTCTTTGCCTTCTGCTTTAATATGGTTTATACCTCCACTTTGTGTATAAATTCCTCTATTATGCCCAAATATAAGTCCTTGGTTATCGATGGTTTGAATACTACTGTTAGTATAAAGATAAACACCATAGTTTCCTATAATACTACCTTTGTTTTTAATTGTTTTAATGGAAGAATTGCTTTGAGCTAAAATACCATATGATGTTCCATGTATGGTGCCACTATTATTAAGTAAATCAATACTACTACCGCCATAAACAGCTACACTATACTTTCCATATATTTTTCCTTGATTATTTAAAGTATCAATATGAGAATTCCTATATGCAAAAATAGTATAATTACCAAGCCCATTAATAGTTCCACTGTTATTAATTGTTCCCACACTCGAACCACTTTCCATTTGTATACCTGTTTGTTTTCCTGTGATCATGCCGGTGTTATTGATGTTATCAACAGTGGCTCCTACATTAATATACATTCCATAGTGGCTTCCACCTTGTATGGTGCCACTATTGGTTATAGTGTCAATTTTTCCTGCATCGGTTTTTATACCACTAGTATTACCATTGATATTCCCTTGATTTTCAATAGTTACATTATTTGTCTTATTACCAACAAAAACACCATTACCACCATTGATAACACCACTACTTTCTACCGTTAAAGTACCACCATTGGATCCACTAATAGTGATTTGTTGATTTTGTTCATTACTTATCGTACAGTTTGTACCACTGCAATTACCACCACTGATATTTTTTTGGTTTTTGCTAGTTATTTGGATAGTGCCACTTGAATGGTTATGATCACTTATGATGTTTGCATTAGCATAGCTAGCTAAAAATGAAATAGTTGCTAAAGAAAGAAAGGTTTTTTTCGTAAAAAATGAGAGTTGGTTTGATGAATTTAAAGAATGTTTGATTTGGGAATTATCGATTTCCCCCCCCCCGTGAAACAAGTCATGTTTACTCCTAATATAAATGAAATGTAACAAAAGGCGTAATTATAATTTGCTGATGTTTAAAATAAGTTTAATAATAAAAAATTTATAAACTAAAACTAATCACTTAAAAAATAAACCTTGCTCGCAAGGTCTTCAAAAGCCTTAGAATGTAGTAAATTTTGACACATTTTTGACTTTGATGTGCTTGTGATCTTGCTTTGACTAAATGCGATCAAAGCGTCGTTAAGTTGGGTTTTTATGCTTTCATTTTGAGGATCTTTTAAAGACTGACTTTTTAGCTCTGCTATGTTTTGTGCTTTGTTTTTTTGAGTATCATTAGATACCAAAGCCAAAAGCAAAATGCTTTCTTTGTCCACAAAAAGCACTTTAAAACACTGCTTTTCATTACCCACGCTAAAATCAAGCTCTTTAGAAGCATTGTGTAAGTTTGATAGATCATCGTTTTGAATGTTATTTACATGGCTCATTAATGCCATGCTAGAGAGATTTTCATTTTTTAAAACATACGTGCTTACATCACTGATGAGAGTTTTTAGGTTGCCTAGGGCTTGAGTAGCACCTGCTTCATCTTTGCTCGTGCTAAACTTAGGTAACGCAATAGCAGCCAACACTCCTAGTATGATCACAACAAACACAAGTTCTATAACAGTAAAAGCCTTTTTCATAACTTGCCTTGTAAATGCTTCACTTTAGGGCTTATCAGATCAGCTTGAATGTCTACAAAGTCTTTGCGTTCATAAGCCTCACAAGCTGCTCTTGCTATCATCAAGGCATTGTCAGAGCAAAATTCAAGTGGAGCGAGTAAAAGCTCGCATTGGTGGTTTTGGCATAAATGTTCTATTTGACTTCGTAAGCTTAGGTTAGCACTTGCACCACCTACTATACCAAAGCGTTTGAAAGAGTATTTTTTGAAAATTTTTTCTAGCTTATTCATGATGTGTGCTATGGCTGCTTTTTGAAAAGCAAAAGCGATTTTACTTTGGCGTTGTGGGGTGAGTTCTTCTTTTAAAATTTCTAAGCGCACTTGGTTTTTAAGCCCTGAAAAACTATAAGCTAAGTCTTTAGAATGTAGCAGTGGTATGCTAAATTCTATGTCGCTTTCTTGACACTGCTTAGCCAAATTTTCGATGATAGCTCCACCTGGATAACCCAAACCCATCATCTTAGCTACTTTATCAAAGCTTTCGCCAAAACTATCATCATTGGTTCTAGCTAGTTCTGTGATCTCTCCTTGCTCATCGATAAAAAGCACCATAGTATGACCACCACTAACTAGCAAAACCCCCATATTAAAATTTGCTTTTTTGTCTAAAAACATAGAGTAAATATGGCCTTTTAGATGATTGATCGCAATAAGAGGCAAATTCAAACTAATGGCAAGCATTTTAGCCATAGCTACCCCACCAACCAAACTCACACTAAGACCTGGTTCATTTGTCACTGCTATGGCACAAAGCCTGTCAAAATAAGGTTGGCATTTTTGAAGAATTTTAGGCAAAGCTTCACTATGTAGTCTCGCAGCAAGCTCAGGCACCACTCCACCATAAGGACTGTGCTCATTTTCTTGAGAAATTTTGGTGTGAAAAACACATTCTAAGCTTTCTTTGTTGATGATAGCGATAGAACTATCATCGCATGAGCTTTCTATGGCAAGGATTAAATTTTTCATTGAAATTCCACCAAGATCATACCGATAAATTTGTCTTTTTGTTTTGCTTTTTCTATGGCATTTACAGGTATTTTTGCGTCTTTGATTTCTTTTGAAGCATGAGTTCTAGCTAGAATTTGATCTTCTAAATTGGCATTTTTTAACTCATAAAACTCTACTCTATAGATCTTGCGTTTTTTGTCTAAAGAATAGCGGCTTTGCATTTGATTTTTACTGATCTTTATACCGCTTTCATCCATACCCTTGTCAAAACCTATAACATTAACCCTCACACCTACGATAGGCGGGACTTCAAAACTCTCTTTTACTGTGATTTTTTGTGCGAAATTAGTTTGTATATTTTTGCCATCTACGATTAATTCAACAGTATCTAGGGCATTTGAAAATTCAAAATACTCGGGGTAAATTCTCGTTTGTAAGCGGTTGCCATAATTTACTGAAAAGAAATTCGTGCGGGGTATCACGGCTGTGATCTCGTTGCTTGCTTCGTAGTTTAGACTTTGATTGACAGGAAAAGGCACATAAGAGATGGTGTTTGCGGGCTGATCAAGATAAAGCAAAATTTTATCATTAAACAGTCTTACCTCTAAAGGCTTTTCAATAGCTCTATAAACTCCATTTGGCGTAAGATCAAAGGTTCTGCTAAATTCTATGTTTGCTTTTTTTAGATAATACTCCACCGCCAAAAGATGATAATACACTCTTAAGTGGGTTGGTAGGTTTTTGCTTGCTTCGTTTGCAAAAGCTGCTTTATGATTTGACACTACAAAATAAGTCAAAGCTTTTAGCATTTCTTTGTCGTTGCTTTCTTGGGTTTTGGTGTTTTTTAAATGATACTGGTGCTCTTCTTTTACCAAAGCCTTGTTGATGTTTTCTACTGCTTCTTTAGCTATGCTTTCTAAGTCTGCGTATTTTGTAGAATTAACTTCGCTTTGATCGATAATGCTAGTATTGCCCCAGCGATTTGGGTTTTTGTCTTTGCTTTCATAGTGTGGTCTATAAAATCCACTTCCATCGTGTAGATTAACAACCATATTTACTTCAGGATCTAAAATAAGCTTTTTAATACGCTCGATAGTATGAAAATCCGGATCGCTTTCATCTATATGGGCAAATTTTCTATTGAGATCTCCAAAATTTCCTCTATTTCTAGCGATGATACTTTCAAAAGCTAAATTTGGTGCAACGATGATTTTACCCTTAGTGATGTTATAATCACTCAAAAGCAAACTAGCAGCATGAAAACCACCTGGCTCATCTCCTTGTATACCACCAAGGATTAAAACTGTATTGTTATCATCTAAACTTTTGCCGTTTTCTTTGACACTAAATTCTAAAGCAAAAACCACATTTATAAAAACCAAAACACCTAAAAAAAGTCTCACTGCATTTCCTTTTCTAAAAAAAGCCTTACTTGTTTGTCGCATTCGAAAACATCTTCAATCTGACTAATCTTTGGCACACCAAAATGCTCCAATGCTTTAAAAATTCCTTTAGCGATATCTAAAAACTGTGCTTTTTGGGCTAAAAATCGATAAACCATATACTCATTTGCACTGTTGATAATCACACCCAAATCAGGCTCTTTTAGTAAATCATCTTTCAGTGAAAATATAGGATATTTTTTTAAACTAATTTTTTCAAATTTTAAACTCGGCATAGTCAAAAGATCCAAGCTTTCGATAAAGCATTGATCTTGTCTGTCTAAAATAGCTTGAGCAATAGACAAACGCATATTTGCATGGGAGAAATACGCACTTATGCCACCATCTTTAAATTCACACAAAGCATGCACTAGAGATTTTCTTTCTATCAAAGCGTCTATATTTTTAACCCCATAAAGATGATAAGCTTCGATGATTTCAAATAGTTTGTTGCACATGCTAGCACTATCTATGGTGATCTTAGCACCCATGGACCAGTTAGGGTGCTTGAGTGCTTCTTTTACGCTGACATTTTTTAAGTCTTTAACTTTATGCTTATAAAAAGCACCCCCGCTTGCGGTGATGAAAAGTTTTTTGATGTCTTTTCTTTTTTCTATCAAGCATTTTAATGCCGCATGCTCACTGTCTATGGCTTTGATCTTAGAAGTGTCGAAAAATTTTCCCGCTACGACTAGACTTTCTTTGTTAGCTAAGGCTAGAGTTTTCCCAAGTTTTTGCGCCATAAGACTTGAGTTTAGCCCTGCAAAACCTACTATGGCATTAACCACCAAAGAGCTTTTGCACTCTGCTATCATATCCTTTAAGCCCTCTTGAGTGCAAAAAACTTTATCATGATCAACCAAAGCTTTGTCTTTTTCATCTTGTATACACACAAATTTGGGCTTAAAAATGGCGATTTGTTCGTTTAAAAGCTTGATGTTTTTACCGCATGATAAAGCTTCTATAGGTATATTTTTTTCTTTTGCGATAAAAAGAGTGTTAACCCCTATACTTCCGGTGCTTCCTAAAACGATCATACTAAGGTTGCCATTGCAAATGCTGCGATGATTATCGCATCAATTCTATCTAAAACTCCGCCATGACCAGGGATCAAACTACCACTATCTTTTATATCTGCTTGTCTTTTAAAATAACTCTCAAGCAAGTCCCCAATCACTGCAAAAACTGCAACAATCAAAGAAATATAAATGCTCTTAATCACACTAAATTCAAAAGTTCCTACTATAGTGCCAGCAATCCCTGCGCAAACTAAACCACCTATAACCCCTTCTAAGGTTTTGTTTGGACTAGTTGGAGAGAAAGGTCTTTCCCCTATAAGCTTACCTATAAAATATGCTCCACTATCACAAGCAACCACAATCACTATAAGCCAAAACAATACAAACATACCCTCATAAGTAAGCACTTGATATAACATTAAAATAGGTAATGTTGGATAAATATACGGCATTAACTCGTTAAGATTTTCACTTTTTTTATAGACTAAATAACCCAAAATCAAGATCAATGCTATCACACCTATAAAAAATGGCTTGTCTAAAAATGCTCCTATAATGAAAATACACAAGGCAACAAAAACGCTTGCGTATTTGCTTTTAAACATTGCTTTAGCTTCGTTAAATGCCAAAAATAGCAAAATGCCAAAAATAGCAAAATTGATAAAAAAATTATCGACCAAGGCTATAATAACTATGGCAGCTATCATAACAGCTGCACTTAAAATTCTTGTCTTTGAAAACATCATCTTCCTTTTTATATACTTAGATCAAGCAAATGGCTGCTTTTTTGAGAATTCTCCTCTTGTTCTTCTTCCTCTTGCTCTTCTTCTTTTTGTCTTTGCTTGGAGTGTTTTTTCTCTTCTTCTTGTCTTTCTTTGATCTCATCACTCACTTCATGGCTTTCGCCTACTTTTTCAAGCTTTTCTATGGTTTTTTCTTTGGCTTGAAACTCGCTCATGTTTACCACATTTGCAAAAGAATCCTTGGCTAATTCGTTACTAGCTTGCACTGAATGTACCGGTGCATTTTGGTTGGCAAAATGAATGCCACCTATGGGACTTATAGGCATATTTACTCCTTTAAAATGCTTATAGTCTTATAATTTGTATAATTTACAAAAGCCTTTTCTCTCATTTTAACAAAATTCTTGCTTGTATAATCGACCAAATAAACCCCAGGGCTTAATTTAGAAAATTCCACGCAAAGCTTTGCGGCAAATTCTAGCACTAATTGACTTATTTTTAATTTATTTGAAGTGATGATCACATGCGCACTAGGATAATCTTTCACGTGAAACCAAACATCATCTTTTTTTGCCATTTTAAGCAAGTATTCATTGGCTTTTTCATTGCGACCTACACTGATTTTAAACTCATCAAAATAAAAACTACTCACTCCTGCGTTAAGTTCTTCTTTTTTAGTTTTTTTAGTTTTTTTAGGCATTAGCACTTCTAACTCACGCAATGATGTGCTTTTAACAATCAAATCTTTAAGATTGATCAAAAAATCAAGCTTTTCGCTTAGAATTTCTCTTTCTATGTTGATATTTTTAGCTTTTTGTTTTAATTTTTTAGCAATTTTATAAAATTCATTAGCACTGTTTTTAGGTGTATCTTCGAGTTTGAAAACCAATTCTTCTGCGTTAAAACCATACAAAGTAAAGTCTCTTTGGTAGTCTTTTAAAGAATTTAAATTCGCAAACAAAACATCTGCTTTTTGACTTAAATTTTGTGCTTTTTCAAGCAAAGTATCTTCTTGTTCTAAATTTTCTATACTTTCTTTAAGATTTAGAATTTTTTTATCAATATTAAGAAGTTTGTTTTCTTTGATGTCTTTTAAGCGATTTTGTTGTAGTTGCTTAGCAAGTTCTTGAAAATAACTAGCAAAATCATTGATTTTGATCATTTCTTCTTTGATTTCATAAGCTTTTAAGGGCTGGAGTTTTTCACCGATCTTCACAATGCGATAGCTTTTGTCTATGTGGCGTAAAGCTTCTATAATAACATCACTAGTATCGGTAATGATGGCATTGGTATTTTTTCCTGTAAATTCAAAATATATCCTTGCTCCATAAGCTTTATAGGATTTTTCTGATAAAACTTCAAAAAGCAAAATTCGGTTATTTTCTAGCACTTTTAAATTTAGTATTTTGGCATTAGAAAAATACTTCTTTAACATAAAGTCAAAAGGAGCATTGTAGGTTTTTGCTTGAATTTTGTCTTGATAAATTCCACTTTTGCCACGACTTAAATCAATAATAAAAACACGATGATCTAAGCTAAGCTCTAAGATATTATCATCAAGGCGTTTGAGGTAATTTACCCTTTGAAACTGCTGAAAATAATCTTTTATTTGTATTAAATCTGTATATTTCATAAATGTATTATAAAATATTTTGATGAATTTATAGAGGTTTTTTATGAATGAAAAAATTCCTTATCCTTGCGTGATCTTGTGTGGTGGAAAATCTTCACGCATGGGAGAAGACAAAAGCTTACTACAAGTAGATGATCGCAATCTAACTCTTTATCAGTATGAAAAAATGCTAGAAATTTTTACTCATGTTTTTATTAGTACAAAAGAAGATAAATTTCACCAACAAAACCTCGCACTCATTTTAGATGATAATCCTGATATTTACTCTCCACTTGTAGCTTTAAATTCTATATTGAAACATTTTCAAAATACTTATGTGTTTATCCTAAGTGTAGATACTCCCAATATAAGCCAAAAAAGTATCTATACGCTTTTTCATCAACTAAAATCACAAAACATACTTCTTGCAAGTACAAAAGAACACAAACATTATCTATGTGGTTTTTACCACACTAGAGTGCTTAAACAAAGCTTGCAGTTTACACAAGAGAACAACCACAAACTAGCTCTTTTTTGTTCGCAGATGAAGGCAGAATTGATTAACTTTGAAAACGAAGAAGAATTTATCAACTTAAATTATTTTAGCGAATATGAAAAATGGAAACATATGCTAAAAGCCTAAAAAGGCTTTTAGCTAGTTAAAGCAAGCAAAAAGCTATAATGCTACCCAAAATCAGCAAAGAACCGTTAAAACATACAAAGGTTGGTATACAAGTATCTTTGATATGATCGCCTTGTTTATCCGCGCTAAGCCCCACACTCACTCCTAAAGTTGTTTCACTAGCAGGTGATCCTGCATCGCCTAAAGCTCCAGCAACACCGATGATAAAAATAATCGCCGCCGGAGAAAAGCCAAGCTCTAAACATATAGGACAAAACAAAGCAGCAATGATAGGAATAGTCCCAAACGAACTTCCTATGCCTATGGTGATCAAAAGTCCAATCGCCAACATAATAAAAATAGCCAAAAAGTGGCTTTGCTCCATAAATGGCACACTTGTTTTTACAAGCTCGGCTATGCCACCGCTTTGTTTTAAAACCTCTCCATATCCCGAAGCAACCAACATCACAAAGGCAATATAACCCATAATCTTAAGTCCATCATCAAAGACAAGATTAACCTTGTTATACTCTACTCCGCCTAAAATCACCATCAAAACAAAACCTAAAAGCCCTGATAAAGGTAGATTATGAGTTAGAATTTGTAAAATCAAAGTCAAACCAAGTCCCGCCAAAACACCCCATTCTTTTTTACTCATTTTTAAATTTTCAAAATCCATTTTTGCAATTTGTTCTTCTTGATACTCTCTTGGTTTAGCATAAAATACAAATACAGCCAAAAACAAGCCAACCAACATACAAATTGCCGCAAAAGCCATTGTTTGAGAAACTTCTCCTAAGCTAATTTGTACTCCATTAGAGTTTAGATTATCTACAAGCAGGGTTTGGAAAATAAGCCCAAATCCTAAAGGCACTACCATATAAGGTGTGGTAAGACCAAAGGTTAAAGCACAAGCTATGGCTCTACGGTCTATTTTTAGTTTATTAAAAAGCTTTAATAAAGGTGGTATCAACAAAGGCACAAAAGCCACATGAATAGGAACTAAATTTTGTGAAAAACAGGCAATCAACGCCAAAGAAAGTATAAGCAAGTATTTTTTGTGTGAAATATAATGCGAAACTATCTTGATCAAATAAGCAGTAAGATTAGTTTTAGATATAGCCGCTGCTACTGCTCCAAGCAAAATATAACTTAGCGCTGTTTGCAAATTTCCTTGCATGCCATCGATTAAAACTTTCATAGAATCCATCATCGCTTGTGGAAGTTGAGTAAAAAATTCCACTAAACTCAAATGCTCCATATGCATAAATTTAGACCAAACACCTACAAAAAGCCCTGAAAGTAAAACACTAAGCAAAACATTGAATCTAAAAAAACACAAAAGCGTCATCAATACAACGCCTACAAAAACCGGATTAGTTAAAAGCATTACATTCCTTAAATCAAAATAATTGTACATTTTAAATAATTTTCTTTAAAATACCTTTTAAGTTGACAAAATTTAAGCAAAAATTGCAAAATAAAAGCATAAAATGATAGTTTTTACTTTAAAAAGGATACAAATGAGAAGTGACGCGATCAAAAAAGGACATCTAAAAGCGCCTAATCGCTCTTTGCTTAGAGCATGTGGCTTAAACGATGAGGATTTTGACAAACCTTTTATAGGTGTTGCAAATAGCTATATAGATATCATTCCAGGACATTTTTTCTTAAACGAATACGCAAAGATCATTAAAGATGAAATTCGTAAAAATGGTTGTATTCCTTTTGAATTTAACACCATAGGCGTAGATGATGGTATAGCTATGGGGCATGATGGCATGCTTTATTCTCTACCAAGTCGTGAAATCATTGCAAATTCTATTGAAACGGTAATGAATGCTCATCAACTTGATGCGTTAATTTGTATCCCAAATTGCGATAAAATTACCCCAGGTATGCTCATGGGAGCTTTAAGGGTAAATGTACCAACCATTTTTGTGAGTGGTGGTCCTATGAAAGCGGGCGTAAACAAACATGGAGAAAAAATCAGCCTTAGCTCGGTTTTTGAAGCAGTGGGAGCTTATGAGGCAAATAAAATCGATGAAGATGATCTAAAAGACATAGAATGTAAAGCTTGTCCAAGTGGTGGATCTTGCTCGGGTATGTTTACTGCTAATTCTATGAATACCTTGTGTGAAGCTATGGGTATAGCACTAGAAGGTAATGGAACGATTTTAGCGCTTAGCAAAGAAAGAGAAGAACTTTTAAGAAAGGCTGCGCGTAGAATTTGCGAAATCGCCCTAGATGAGCGTTTTAAAATTCGCAATATTATCACCAAAAAATCTATCAACAATGCCCTAGTCGTAGATATGGCAATGGGTGGAAGCTCCAATACCATCTTACATATGCTTGCCATTGCTTATGAAGCAGGTGTTGAATTAGACATAAAAGAACTCAACCACATTAGTGCCAATGTGGCTCATATAGCTAAAATCGCCCCATCTTTAAATACTGTTTACATGGAAGATATCCACAAAGCAGGTGGGGTAAGTGCGGTCATGGCAGAAATAGCTAAAAAGCCTGGACATATTTTAGAACTTGATACATTAGATATCAACGGAAAAACATTAAAAGAACGTATTGAAAATGCTAGTATTAAAGATGAAACCATTATAAGAAAAATCAACAATGCTTATTCTAATGTAGGTGGGCTTGCTATACTTTTTGGAAATTTAGCCGAGCAAGGCTGTGTGATAAAAACAGCAGGTATTATGGGTGAACGCAAATTCAAGGGCAAAGCGGTTTGCTTTAACTCTCAAGAAGAAGCAATTAAGGGTATTATAAAGGGCAAAGTTAAAGAAGGTGATGTATGTGTAATACGCTATGAAGGACCAAAAGGCGGTCCTGGTATGCAAGAAATGCTTAGCCCAACTTCTTTACTCACCGGCATGGGACTTGGCGCTAAAGTTGCGCTCATTACCGATGGGCGTTTTAGTGGTGCTACAAGAGGACTTAGTATAGGACACATCTCACCAGAAGCTGCAGAAGGAGGACTTATAGCGCTTTTAGAAGATGGCGATGAAATAGAAATTGATGTAGACACTTATAGCATTCATGCAAATTTAACCCAAGATGAAATCGCTAAACGCA of Campylobacter sp. 2014D-0216 contains these proteins:
- a CDS encoding phosphatidate cytidylyltransferase — protein: MFSKTRILSAAVMIAAIVIIALVDNFFINFAIFGILLFLAFNEAKAMFKSKYASVFVALCIFIIGAFLDKPFFIGVIALILILGYLVYKKSENLNELMPYIYPTLPILMLYQVLTYEGMFVLFWLIVIVVACDSGAYFIGKLIGERPFSPTSPNKTLEGVIGGLVCAGIAGTIVGTFEFSVIKSIYISLIVAVFAVIGDLLESYFKRQADIKDSGSLIPGHGGVLDRIDAIIIAAFAMATLV
- a CDS encoding type II secretion system protein, whose product is MKKAFTVIELVFVVIILGVLAAIALPKFSTSKDEAGATQALGNLKTLISDVSTYVLKNENLSSMALMSHVNNIQNDDLSNLHNASKELDFSVGNEKQCFKVLFVDKESILLLALVSNDTQKNKAQNIAELKSQSLKDPQNESIKTQLNDALIAFSQSKITSTSKSKMCQNLLHSKAFEDLASKVYFLSD
- the dxr gene encoding 1-deoxy-D-xylulose-5-phosphate reductoisomerase, translating into MIVLGSTGSIGVNTLFIAKEKNIPIEALSCGKNIKLLNEQIAIFKPKFVCIQDEKDKALVDHDKVFCTQEGLKDMIAECKSSLVVNAIVGFAGLNSSLMAQKLGKTLALANKESLVVAGKFFDTSKIKAIDSEHAALKCLIEKRKDIKKLFITASGGAFYKHKVKDLKNVSVKEALKHPNWSMGAKITIDSASMCNKLFEIIEAYHLYGVKNIDALIERKSLVHALCEFKDGGISAYFSHANMRLSIAQAILDRQDQCFIESLDLLTMPSLKFEKISLKKYPIFSLKDDLLKEPDLGVIINSANEYMVYRFLAQKAQFLDIAKGIFKALEHFGVPKISQIEDVFECDKQVRLFLEKEMQ
- a CDS encoding M99 family carboxypeptidase catalytic domain-containing protein, with the translated sequence MRLFLGVLVFINVVFALEFSVKENGKSLDDNNTVLILGGIQGDEPGGFHAASLLLSDYNITKGKIIVAPNLAFESIIARNRGNFGDLNRKFAHIDESDPDFHTIERIKKLILDPEVNMVVNLHDGSGFYRPHYESKDKNPNRWGNTSIIDQSEVNSTKYADLESIAKEAVENINKALVKEEHQYHLKNTKTQESNDKEMLKALTYFVVSNHKAAFANEASKNLPTHLRVYYHLLAVEYYLKKANIEFSRTFDLTPNGVYRAIEKPLEVRLFNDKILLYLDQPANTISYVPFPVNQSLNYEASNEITAVIPRTNFFSVNYGNRLQTRIYPEYFEFSNALDTVELIVDGKNIQTNFAQKITVKESFEVPPIVGVRVNVIGFDKGMDESGIKISKNQMQSRYSLDKKRKIYRVEFYELKNANLEDQILARTHASKEIKDAKIPVNAIEKAKQKDKFIGMILVEFQ
- the ilvD gene encoding dihydroxy-acid dehydratase; its protein translation is MRSDAIKKGHLKAPNRSLLRACGLNDEDFDKPFIGVANSYIDIIPGHFFLNEYAKIIKDEIRKNGCIPFEFNTIGVDDGIAMGHDGMLYSLPSREIIANSIETVMNAHQLDALICIPNCDKITPGMLMGALRVNVPTIFVSGGPMKAGVNKHGEKISLSSVFEAVGAYEANKIDEDDLKDIECKACPSGGSCSGMFTANSMNTLCEAMGIALEGNGTILALSKEREELLRKAARRICEIALDERFKIRNIITKKSINNALVVDMAMGGSSNTILHMLAIAYEAGVELDIKELNHISANVAHIAKIAPSLNTVYMEDIHKAGGVSAVMAEIAKKPGHILELDTLDINGKTLKERIENASIKDETIIRKINNAYSNVGGLAILFGNLAEQGCVIKTAGIMGERKFKGKAVCFNSQEEAIKGIIKGKVKEGDVCVIRYEGPKGGPGMQEMLSPTSLLTGMGLGAKVALITDGRFSGATRGLSIGHISPEAAEGGLIALLEDGDEIEIDVDTYSIHANLTQDEIAKRKATFKMPCKQVHSRWLKMYQKLVTNASSGAILQ
- a CDS encoding NFACT RNA binding domain-containing protein, coding for MKYTDLIQIKDYFQQFQRVNYLKRLDDNILELSLDHRVFIIDLSRGKSGIYQDKIQAKTYNAPFDFMLKKYFSNAKILNLKVLENNRILLFEVLSEKSYKAYGARIYFEFTGKNTNAIITDTSDVIIEALRHIDKSYRIVKIGEKLQPLKAYEIKEEMIKINDFASYFQELAKQLQQNRLKDIKENKLLNIDKKILNLKESIENLEQEDTLLEKAQNLSQKADVLFANLNSLKDYQRDFTLYGFNAEELVFKLEDTPKNSANEFYKIAKKLKQKAKNINIEREILSEKLDFLINLKDLIVKSTSLRELEVLMPKKTKKTKKEELNAGVSSFYFDEFKISVGRNEKANEYLLKMAKKDDVWFHVKDYPSAHVIITSNKLKISQLVLEFAAKLCVEFSKLSPGVYLVDYTSKNFVKMREKAFVNYTNYKTISILKE
- the tsaD gene encoding tRNA (adenosine(37)-N6)-threonylcarbamoyltransferase complex transferase subunit TsaD, with the translated sequence MKNLILAIESSCDDSSIAIINKESLECVFHTKISQENEHSPYGGVVPELAARLHSEALPKILQKCQPYFDRLCAIAVTNEPGLSVSLVGGVAMAKMLAISLNLPLIAINHLKGHIYSMFLDKKANFNMGVLLVSGGHTMVLFIDEQGEITELARTNDDSFGESFDKVAKMMGLGYPGGAIIENLAKQCQESDIEFSIPLLHSKDLAYSFSGLKNQVRLEILKEELTPQRQSKIAFAFQKAAIAHIMNKLEKIFKKYSFKRFGIVGGASANLSLRSQIEHLCQNHQCELLLAPLEFCSDNALMIARAACEAYERKDFVDIQADLISPKVKHLQGKL
- the mobA gene encoding molybdenum cofactor guanylyltransferase yields the protein MNEKIPYPCVILCGGKSSRMGEDKSLLQVDDRNLTLYQYEKMLEIFTHVFISTKEDKFHQQNLALILDDNPDIYSPLVALNSILKHFQNTYVFILSVDTPNISQKSIYTLFHQLKSQNILLASTKEHKHYLCGFYHTRVLKQSLQFTQENNHKLALFCSQMKAELINFENEEEFINLNYFSEYEKWKHMLKA
- a CDS encoding Na+/H+ antiporter NhaC family protein, producing MLLTNPVFVGVVLMTLLCFFRFNVLLSVLLSGLFVGVWSKFMHMEHLSLVEFFTQLPQAMMDSMKVLIDGMQGNLQTALSYILLGAVAAAISKTNLTAYLIKIVSHYISHKKYLLILSLALIACFSQNLVPIHVAFVPLLIPPLLKLFNKLKIDRRAIACALTFGLTTPYMVVPLGFGLIFQTLLVDNLNSNGVQISLGEVSQTMAFAAICMLVGLFLAVFVFYAKPREYQEEQIAKMDFENLKMSKKEWGVLAGLGLTLILQILTHNLPLSGLLGFVLMVILGGVEYNKVNLVFDDGLKIMGYIAFVMLVASGYGEVLKQSGGIAELVKTSVPFMEQSHFLAIFIMLAIGLLITIGIGSSFGTIPIIAALFCPICLELGFSPAAIIFIIGVAGALGDAGSPASETTLGVSVGLSADKQGDHIKDTCIPTFVCFNGSLLILGSIIAFCLL